Below is a window of Populus alba chromosome 2, ASM523922v2, whole genome shotgun sequence DNA.
TTCAGTGAAGGTTGGCCCTGAAAAGGATGACAGCCATGAAGATGCAATCGTTGGGGTGTGTGCGCAACAACCTCAAGCATTAGATGCCAAAAATGATAAGGAAGAAGTGGAAGTACTTGGACAGGAAAAGGTGCTAGACTTTTCCCGGGAACAAGAGGAAAGCAATGAAGAAAAGCAGAAAGATGAAAATGGCCAAACTGAACACAGCTGCTCTTCTGAATTAGCAAACAAGATCTTTTCTCAAGAGGAGGAAGTGCAAGCTGAGGAAGAAAACGACAACGATAGCCAGACAATAACAGATTGTGGAAACGAAGAAATGAAGTTGGAAGTAAAGCAATGCCATGATCTAGGGGTCTTGAGTGACAATGACACCATGGAAGACGGGCTGGATGGATCAGAAACCACCAAGAGTTTATCTGCGATTGGACCGAAACTTTCTCCAATGGGTGCAGACCAAGATgaagagaaaggagagaaaCTGCCTGCATCATCCACTGCCATTTCCAGCCAGGTATCTGCTGGTGAACAGGGGATGGGAATGGAAAGTCAGAGAAAGCTGGTTGATGAGAATGAGAAACTGAGAGAGATGATGGAGCGATTAATTGAGACAGGAAAGGATCAGTTGACTGTTATATCCAATCTGACCGAGAGAGTAAAAGATTTGGAGAAAAAACTgtccaagaagaagaaagtatgGGCAAAACGATTTAGGACATCTAGTCCACATTCCAGTGCAAGGCCATCAGTCAAGTCCCCAAGGAGAAAAGCTGGTGTTGGAACTTAACCATAATGGATTTTGTGGTGTTCAGTATGTGAGTGATAAGTCCGCAGGCTCTTTGTAGATATGTTCACATGCCATAATAAACACTCTTATGGAACGCAGGTTTTGTTAGTATAACGCAATGTTTCATTTTCTGTTAAGTTTCATCTTTCTTTAATATAGCCTGGCTGGCTGTTTCTGTTTCAAGTGGTTTCAGCAGGCCACCATCGTCATCGCCATTTGGGTTTAGATTGCAGTCTCACTCATTATTGAACATTCTAGTGGTTTATCAGTGCCATCGTTTTGTCATGGTCTGAATATTGTCTCTGATTATTCTCCCTTGGGCCCTCAGCCTCCGGCGCAGGTTATAGCTATTGTTATTCCTCTTTCTTCCCGCAATAAATTTGTGTGTTTATGCAGCCGAACCTCGTCAATCGATTGACAGATGTGTATTTAATCGTATCTTAGAACTTCTGCATGCATTACTTCGGTAGACGAACCCTCTAAATCGTTACTAATGGTCGCTACTGAACTCAGCACTACATTTCCAAAGAGATGTGCTTCTATATATCTCGATGAGACCTCGCATCGCCGTTCCAGGACGGTGAAGTCAAGAAGCGTGGTGTGCATGGTAAATGTAATTGAGAAGCATGGTGTCGTCCACTAGGGAGCAAAGGTAGGCGACAGCTCGTTTACTTGGGGGTAACTTCATCTTTTTTCTCATGGACGCTTGTCTTTTCGTTTTGGAAGCAGCTTCATAGTAATAACCCAACATGCCCAGGGACATCTGGCCCACATAACGCCCAGCCCATTTTATTTCACCAAGTAAAAGCCCAGAATATCAAAATTAAGTGGGTCTTCCACACGCATGCAGCGGAGCACCATGTCTCAACTCTCACCcttgttttctctttcttgtttCTAACCTACACTGATAGTCCCTCTTTCTACTTTCCTGATCAAATACTGACCTTCCATTTCTCAGAAAATCTAGAAACTAAGAAAAACCATGATTGTCACTTTCTTGATCAAATCATAACCGCTCAATCCTTAGgggaaaaaatcaagaaagagaCCAAAACAGAAACAAGAAAGTTAAAGAGAGACTCACATGGAGATGAAGGTTCTAGAAATCAACTTGATTTCTGCACAAGGTCTAAAACCGCCATCTGCTAATTTACGCCGGATGCAAACATACGCCATCGTTTGGATTGACCCTTCAACCAAGCTCCGAACCAGAACAGATCGAGTGGGGTCCGAAAACCCTACCTGGAATGACAAATTCCTCTTCAAAGTCACGCCGGAATACCTATCCAGTGAAACCTCAGGTGTCTCCATCGAAATATACGCCATCGGTTGCATCCGTGACGCTCTGATTGGAACCGTCCGTTTTCTTGTCAGTAATCTCCGGCTTTCTACCCTAAGTGCCGCGATTACCATGCCTTCTTGTATTGCTCTCCAAATTCGCCGTACTTCTGGAAGATTCCACGGCGTGATTAATATTGGAGCGAACGTGATCGACGGCTCTGATTTCTGGGCATTGCATGAAGCATCGGCGATTGGATTTCATGATCTTATGGGAGAGAGAATCCGTCGGAGGCGGAAGGAGCGACAGCGTGACACGAAGAGTTCAGTCGGCGAGGATGTTAATTACTCTTGTGGTGAATCGGGAGATTTATCAGACGGTACTGATTCAACgacttcatcatcatcaacagcaTCAACTGTGTTGAAGGATTGGAATAGGGTTGGGGATTTTGCAGGGACCAATCTTGTTAGGTCTTCATCAGACGGTGGAGGTTTGTTGTGTGGGTTATTGATGCAGAAGAGGCTCCTTCCTTGTTTGTCTGAACAGAACCTTCAGTCCTTTGGTGAGCCACAGAAGGAGAACTAATCATGATTTTTGATTAGCGGTCGAGATTGTTTTCGAGAGAGGTTTGGAGATTTTGAGTTTCTGAACAAGAGGGTCTAGCTGAAACTGAAGTAGAGCTGTTGCGTGGCAGACACTATCCAAGGTGAATCAAGGCAAAAACCGATCAACGGTGGAGGTCATCTCTCTCTGATGCTTTGTTTCTTGATGCTGTacatgattttgaattttgtagCCGTTGCGTCGCGgttatatttcaaatatttctttGTCTATCAGGTGCTGGTGCTGGTATTTTGACCTTTTTAAAAATGAACAGAGGTGGTGTTGGTGTTTGATTTGTGAGAAACAATCAACAATTGCAAATTAGTAATAATTAGAGACGTTTTTTCACTGCTTTTGATCTCTTCACTGCACCCTTTCAactgaaatacattaaaatctcTATTCtgaaagattttgaaattttttattttattttaaattactattAGTTTTTCAGATGcggtaatttaaaaaaatatttaaatatattttctaataaaaaatatttaaaaaaataatataatctctTCTGTAGTCTTCGTAGCAGTGGGCTCTGAAATCAGGTTGGACTCTCAGCCAACCGAATGAGAGTCCAATTTGGTAAGTGATGAAACGTCATAATTTGGTCATGTAGTTAACCCGATGGGCTGGCTCATATTAAGGTGGTCTGATTTCGTATCTTGGAAAGTTATGGTTGGCTTCAAGTCAAGGAGCTGACAGTTCTTTATTCGGTTGATTTTGCTGCCATGATAATGAGAAAGAAGACTCAACAGTGACGAGCCATTTGGAAAACGGCCTACATGATGCCAATGGACACCTCTAACCTTTGATTTATTCTGATAGCCCATTATAAACCACGATTGGATTGGCAAGGTTTTCAACTCTTTCATCCTGATTGCTGCTGCTgggtatttgaaaataaatattttttatttaaaaatatattaaaataatatttttatagcctttaaaaattaattttaaaattagtatatccaagtaacctaaaaatataaaaaatttaaatttatatgaaaCTCTTTAGAAACACAATTTCCAAAAGATTCgggtaaattttgatttttttttatttaaaattaatttttttatattttaaaattattttgataaactattttaaaaactaaaaatatatatttttaaataaaaaacatattaaaaaaacttattataccCCCTCAAAATCCTCACTCGTTTTTTTACTGGTTTCAGTAAATTATTAACCCAAGGGCCaagagaaaacaaagcaaacatgGGGTCCATTCACGGGGAAAAAATTAGGGAGAAGGGGAGGAAAAGGCACAGGTGACAAAGTAGAAGAAAATCAGACGTGCTGAGGGGAGCAGAGAAGGCAGCATAGCATGGTGGTGCATACTGGCTGCCCCAGTAGCAGTTGTAGTGCACAGAACACGATGTGATTGATTTGATAAGTAAATCATAATTACTATTTAGCACCGCTACAAAAGCCAGCCAGCCACCCATCCacgacaagttttttttttttgtggaggtGATCGTAAATCAGTGTTTGGTAAATCGAGATTTGTATAGCAGGAGGAATAGAAACTAGGAAGTAGGAGCAGTATTTCATTTTCATCGGATGGAGGGATGGATTTGATATCTGACGCAACGGCCCTGGGTCTCCCTCCTTGTCTCTTTCGTGGCCTCTCTGACTATTTCTCCAAATTTTGTGCCCATTTACTGCAATCCTCTCGGCGTCTGTGTTTCTCTCATTTTCACCCCCTCCTCTGTTACAACTCAACACCTGATGTCCAAAACCTTTCAACTCCCCTGTTCTTGATCCCAGTGAAAAGAGAATTAACCATTGTAGCTGATAGTGCCTTGGGTTTGAGATGAACTACAAGGAAAAAGTAAACTGGGAGACAACTATGGCGATTTGAGGTCAATGGGCTTATGATGTgattgtcttttttgttttgttttgttttgtttcttagcTCCTATCCTAAGTAACTTGAGCTCCAAATAATTATCCCGCAGCGATAATTGGTGCCTGGAAAAAGGATGCTTATACTTTATACTGTCTCATGTGATTTTATTGCGATATTCGTTTTGTTCCCCGTTGTATATATTATTACACTTGTTTCCATTCATGCGTGTACCAGTCGTTTGTATGCATATAAAGTGCATTcacgagaaagaaaaaaagaaaaaaaaaccaacgaaTTGCAAACAAGTTTCTAAATTTAACGAAGTTTTGCTTATGTTGCCAATCTCATCTGCTAAAATTGAAGGGAAACTCCTTCAGTTGTTTAACATGATCGAGAAATTCTTTCAGGTTTTTGGGAGGTTTTATACCGTgacaaaacatcaaagatgttttaatttttttttatgtgttgttttttaaaatattttttatttaaaaataaattaaaaaaatattttttatttaaaaaaattatttttgatattaatgtctaaaaatatataaaaaattaatttaagtaaaaaaataaaaaaaaaaatcagatttttttaataactaattaccACGTAATCAATGAATCCAGGAGTGGAACCCCAAACAACATTCCTATATCTGTGTGTGAAAGAGAGAAGTTGCATGACTTTCATATTCGGGCTGGTCAAAGTTTTGCCCAAACAAGTCAGCATGCACGGCCAGCATGCCACATCACTATTCATTCAATGTTCAGTTTCTTTTGACAGATCATCAAGTAGGACCCACCATCCACGTCATCTAATCAAGCCAAGTCGAGCGGAGCGGTGTGCAAGTCAAAAGATCTATGTGCAATCGGATTTGTCATGAAATTTGATCCATCCATCAAGCCAgatttttttgtatcaaatcATAGCTGTCTGAAATGTGATGATGATTTTGGAATTGTTTTCTAGCAATTTGATCATTCTAGAAGCATCGATACAGTTtgattgttaatatttggattaaAAATGGTGGTGGTGTTACAACAAGACAGATTGCccaataaaaaaagcaattaaagaTCATCTTGGTAGGTGatgataatgaaaaaattaaagttgcaCATGTTAGTCCAGTATCTGTGTTGAATTGATGAGTTGTAAGCTTGCCTTATCAAGGGAGATTTAGCATAGCTTGATGCCTTGGAGGAAGACATAACTGAGCACTCTAGACAGCCGatcatataaaatatgaaagacATGGTGTAgtgtaaaaagattaaaaaaaaataataatcttgatGAGTTTGTAGCACCAACAATCTTGTTAgatattgaaaaatcaaatagatAGTTAATCAAAG
It encodes the following:
- the LOC118057681 gene encoding uncharacterized protein, coding for MEMKVLEINLISAQGLKPPSANLRRMQTYAIVWIDPSTKLRTRTDRVGSENPTWNDKFLFKVTPEYLSSETSGVSIEIYAIGCIRDALIGTVRFLVSNLRLSTLSAAITMPSCIALQIRRTSGRFHGVINIGANVIDGSDFWALHEASAIGFHDLMGERIRRRRKERQRDTKSSVGEDVNYSCGESGDLSDGTDSTTSSSSTASTVLKDWNRVGDFAGTNLVRSSSDGGGLLCGLLMQKRLLPCLSEQNLQSFGEPQKEN